The following proteins are encoded in a genomic region of Drosophila willistoni isolate 14030-0811.24 chromosome 3R, UCI_dwil_1.1, whole genome shotgun sequence:
- the LOC6650294 gene encoding neuropeptide F receptor isoform X2, which translates to MIVTVNQTETEPLLSDINTEDKLNDFSRGSSNSDSFQLLSERNAFDYLDLEVATVTQATSIKMIENSTMANASSYNATYNTSSLDPVLIERFLRNRAIDNPWFHILISLYIVLIIFGAVGNILVVIAVVRKPIMRTARNLFILNLATSDLLLCVVTMPLTLVEIVFKYWPFGSCSILCRTIGLLQALCIFVSTISITAIAFDRYQVIVYPTRDSLQVVGAFSILVCIWLLALLLATPMFIFKKLISTETPKLLQQIGLQESITFCIEDWPINNGRFYYSIFSLCVQYLVPILIVSMAYFGIYNKLRSRITVVTVQSSAQRRVERGRRMKRTKCLLISIAIIFGVSWMPLNIFNLYADMQRGAVTQNMLVIYAICHMIGMSSACSNPLLYGWLNENFRKEFRELICQCTFSTNDDLTGPTTGSNMQAVAARRRRKHGADMSKGELELLDHSCQAIAASKRGPGACGGCGCCVGCGGGGDGDCENGINGISMATTDFVTGHRNGGSRLRSAVTESVALTENPMPTEIAMDLIIPTEQSKLMPRSP; encoded by the exons ATG ATTGTGACTGTGAATCAAACGGAAACTGAGCCATTACTCTCCGATATCAATACGGAGGACAAACTAAATGATTTTTCCCGGGGCAGCAGCAATAGTGACAGTTTTCAATTGCTTAGCGAACGAAATGCATTTGACTACTTGGACTTGGAAGTGGCTACAGTTACCCAAGCGACGAGCATCAAAATGATAGAGAACTCCACAATGGCCAATGCGAGCAGCTATAATGCAACATATAACACATCCTCTCTGGACCCGGTGTTGATTGAACGCTTCTTGAGGAATCGGGCCATAGATAATCCTTGGTTTCACATCCTAATCAGCCTGTATATTGTACTCATTATCTTTGGAGCGGTGGGCAATATTTTGGTTGTCATTGCAGTGGTTCGAAAGCCCATTATGCGTACAGCCCGCAATCTATTCATACTCAATTTGGCCACATCGG ATTTACTATTATGCGTGGTGACCATGCCGCTGACCCTAGTGGAGATTGTCTTTAAGTATTGGCCATTTGGGTCATGTTCAATACTCTGCAGAACGATTGGCCTGCTACAGGCCCTTTGCATATTCGTATCGACCATATCCATAACGGCAATAGCCTTCGACAGATATCAG GTTATTGTATATCCCACAAGAGACAGTCTGCAAGTGGTTGGAGCATTCTCCATATTGGTTTGCATCTGGTTGCTGGCCCTTTTGCTTGCCACGCCCATGTTTATATTCAAGAAGCTAATCAGTACGGAGACTCCGAAACTGTTGCAACAGATCGGCCTACAGGAGAGCATAACATTCTGTATTGAGGACTGGCCCATAAATAATGGACGTTTCTACTATTCAATCTTCTCGCTCTGTGTGCAGTATTTGGTCCCCATTCTGATTGTATCGATGGCCTATTTCGGGATCTACAACAAGTTGAGAAGCCGCATCACCGTCGTCACCGTGCAGAGTTCGGCACAGCGTCGAGTGGAGCGTGGCAGACGGATGAAGCGCACCAAATGCCTGCTGATCAGTATTGCCATTATCTTTGGGGTTTCGTGGATGCCGTTGAATATATTCAATCTGTATGCCGATATGCAGCGCGGAGCTGTCACACAGAATATGCTTGTTATATATGCAATTTGCCACATGATCGGCATGAGTTCGGCCTGCTCCAATCCGCTGCTCTATGGATGGCTGAACGAAAACTTCCGTAAAGAATTTCGAGAACTAATATGTCAGTGCACTTTCTCCACTAATGATGATCTTACCGGTCCAACGACAGGCAGCAACATGCAGGCGGTGGCGGCACGTCGCAGGCGCAAACACGGCGCCGACATGTCCAAGGGGGAGCTCGAGCTACTGGATCATAGTTGCCAGGCGATTGCTGCCTCCAAGCGCGGCCCTGGAGCCTGTGGCGGTTGTGGTTGTTGCGTCGGTtgcggcggcggtggcgaTGGTGATTGCGAGAATGGCATCAATGGCATCAGCATGGCCACCACCGATTTCGTGACAGGACATCGAAATGGCGGCAGTAGATTGCGTAGTGCGGTGACCGAATCGGTGGCTCTAACCGAGAATCCTATGCCCACGGAGATAGCCATGGATTTAATCATACCCACAGAGCAATCTAAGCTAATGCCACG CTCACCGTAA
- the LOC6650294 gene encoding neuropeptide F receptor isoform X4, producing the protein MIVTVNQTETEPLLSDINTEDKLNDFSRGSSNSDSFQLLSERNAFDYLDLEVATVTQATSIKMIENSTMANASSYNATYNTSSLDPVLIERFLRNRAIDNPWFHILISLYIVLIIFGAVGNILVVIAVVRKPIMRTARNLFILNLATSDLLLCVVTMPLTLVEIVFKYWPFGSCSILCRTIGLLQALCIFVSTISITAIAFDRYQVIVYPTRDSLQVVGAFSILVCIWLLALLLATPMFIFKKLISTETPKLLQQIGLQESITFCIEDWPINNGRFYYSIFSLCVQYLVPILIVSMAYFGIYNKLRSRITVVTVQSSAQRRVERGRRMKRTKCLLISIAIIFGVSWMPLNIFNLYADMQRGAVTQNMLVIYAICHMIGMSSACSNPLLYGWLNENFRSNMQAVAARRRRKHGADMSKGELELLDHSCQAIAASKRGPGACGGCGCCVGCGGGGDGDCENGINGISMATTDFVTGHRNGGSRLRSAVTESVALTENPMPTEIAMDLIIPTEQSKLMPRLEQY; encoded by the exons ATG ATTGTGACTGTGAATCAAACGGAAACTGAGCCATTACTCTCCGATATCAATACGGAGGACAAACTAAATGATTTTTCCCGGGGCAGCAGCAATAGTGACAGTTTTCAATTGCTTAGCGAACGAAATGCATTTGACTACTTGGACTTGGAAGTGGCTACAGTTACCCAAGCGACGAGCATCAAAATGATAGAGAACTCCACAATGGCCAATGCGAGCAGCTATAATGCAACATATAACACATCCTCTCTGGACCCGGTGTTGATTGAACGCTTCTTGAGGAATCGGGCCATAGATAATCCTTGGTTTCACATCCTAATCAGCCTGTATATTGTACTCATTATCTTTGGAGCGGTGGGCAATATTTTGGTTGTCATTGCAGTGGTTCGAAAGCCCATTATGCGTACAGCCCGCAATCTATTCATACTCAATTTGGCCACATCGG ATTTACTATTATGCGTGGTGACCATGCCGCTGACCCTAGTGGAGATTGTCTTTAAGTATTGGCCATTTGGGTCATGTTCAATACTCTGCAGAACGATTGGCCTGCTACAGGCCCTTTGCATATTCGTATCGACCATATCCATAACGGCAATAGCCTTCGACAGATATCAG GTTATTGTATATCCCACAAGAGACAGTCTGCAAGTGGTTGGAGCATTCTCCATATTGGTTTGCATCTGGTTGCTGGCCCTTTTGCTTGCCACGCCCATGTTTATATTCAAGAAGCTAATCAGTACGGAGACTCCGAAACTGTTGCAACAGATCGGCCTACAGGAGAGCATAACATTCTGTATTGAGGACTGGCCCATAAATAATGGACGTTTCTACTATTCAATCTTCTCGCTCTGTGTGCAGTATTTGGTCCCCATTCTGATTGTATCGATGGCCTATTTCGGGATCTACAACAAGTTGAGAAGCCGCATCACCGTCGTCACCGTGCAGAGTTCGGCACAGCGTCGAGTGGAGCGTGGCAGACGGATGAAGCGCACCAAATGCCTGCTGATCAGTATTGCCATTATCTTTGGGGTTTCGTGGATGCCGTTGAATATATTCAATCTGTATGCCGATATGCAGCGCGGAGCTGTCACACAGAATATGCTTGTTATATATGCAATTTGCCACATGATCGGCATGAGTTCGGCCTGCTCCAATCCGCTGCTCTATGGATGGCTGAACGAAAACTTCC GCAGCAACATGCAGGCGGTGGCGGCACGTCGCAGGCGCAAACACGGCGCCGACATGTCCAAGGGGGAGCTCGAGCTACTGGATCATAGTTGCCAGGCGATTGCTGCCTCCAAGCGCGGCCCTGGAGCCTGTGGCGGTTGTGGTTGTTGCGTCGGTtgcggcggcggtggcgaTGGTGATTGCGAGAATGGCATCAATGGCATCAGCATGGCCACCACCGATTTCGTGACAGGACATCGAAATGGCGGCAGTAGATTGCGTAGTGCGGTGACCGAATCGGTGGCTCTAACCGAGAATCCTATGCCCACGGAGATAGCCATGGATTTAATCATACCCACAGAGCAATCTAAGCTAATGCCACG TTTGGAACAAtactaa
- the LOC6650294 gene encoding neuropeptide F receptor isoform X1, producing MIVTVNQTETEPLLSDINTEDKLNDFSRGSSNSDSFQLLSERNAFDYLDLEVATVTQATSIKMIENSTMANASSYNATYNTSSLDPVLIERFLRNRAIDNPWFHILISLYIVLIIFGAVGNILVVIAVVRKPIMRTARNLFILNLATSDLLLCVVTMPLTLVEIVFKYWPFGSCSILCRTIGLLQALCIFVSTISITAIAFDRYQVIVYPTRDSLQVVGAFSILVCIWLLALLLATPMFIFKKLISTETPKLLQQIGLQESITFCIEDWPINNGRFYYSIFSLCVQYLVPILIVSMAYFGIYNKLRSRITVVTVQSSAQRRVERGRRMKRTKCLLISIAIIFGVSWMPLNIFNLYADMQRGAVTQNMLVIYAICHMIGMSSACSNPLLYGWLNENFRKEFRELICQCTFSTNDDLTGPTTGSNMQAVAARRRRKHGADMSKGELELLDHSCQAIAASKRGPGACGGCGCCVGCGGGGDGDCENGINGISMATTDFVTGHRNGGSRLRSAVTESVALTENPMPTEIAMDLIIPTEQSKLMPRLEQY from the exons ATG ATTGTGACTGTGAATCAAACGGAAACTGAGCCATTACTCTCCGATATCAATACGGAGGACAAACTAAATGATTTTTCCCGGGGCAGCAGCAATAGTGACAGTTTTCAATTGCTTAGCGAACGAAATGCATTTGACTACTTGGACTTGGAAGTGGCTACAGTTACCCAAGCGACGAGCATCAAAATGATAGAGAACTCCACAATGGCCAATGCGAGCAGCTATAATGCAACATATAACACATCCTCTCTGGACCCGGTGTTGATTGAACGCTTCTTGAGGAATCGGGCCATAGATAATCCTTGGTTTCACATCCTAATCAGCCTGTATATTGTACTCATTATCTTTGGAGCGGTGGGCAATATTTTGGTTGTCATTGCAGTGGTTCGAAAGCCCATTATGCGTACAGCCCGCAATCTATTCATACTCAATTTGGCCACATCGG ATTTACTATTATGCGTGGTGACCATGCCGCTGACCCTAGTGGAGATTGTCTTTAAGTATTGGCCATTTGGGTCATGTTCAATACTCTGCAGAACGATTGGCCTGCTACAGGCCCTTTGCATATTCGTATCGACCATATCCATAACGGCAATAGCCTTCGACAGATATCAG GTTATTGTATATCCCACAAGAGACAGTCTGCAAGTGGTTGGAGCATTCTCCATATTGGTTTGCATCTGGTTGCTGGCCCTTTTGCTTGCCACGCCCATGTTTATATTCAAGAAGCTAATCAGTACGGAGACTCCGAAACTGTTGCAACAGATCGGCCTACAGGAGAGCATAACATTCTGTATTGAGGACTGGCCCATAAATAATGGACGTTTCTACTATTCAATCTTCTCGCTCTGTGTGCAGTATTTGGTCCCCATTCTGATTGTATCGATGGCCTATTTCGGGATCTACAACAAGTTGAGAAGCCGCATCACCGTCGTCACCGTGCAGAGTTCGGCACAGCGTCGAGTGGAGCGTGGCAGACGGATGAAGCGCACCAAATGCCTGCTGATCAGTATTGCCATTATCTTTGGGGTTTCGTGGATGCCGTTGAATATATTCAATCTGTATGCCGATATGCAGCGCGGAGCTGTCACACAGAATATGCTTGTTATATATGCAATTTGCCACATGATCGGCATGAGTTCGGCCTGCTCCAATCCGCTGCTCTATGGATGGCTGAACGAAAACTTCCGTAAAGAATTTCGAGAACTAATATGTCAGTGCACTTTCTCCACTAATGATGATCTTACCGGTCCAACGACAGGCAGCAACATGCAGGCGGTGGCGGCACGTCGCAGGCGCAAACACGGCGCCGACATGTCCAAGGGGGAGCTCGAGCTACTGGATCATAGTTGCCAGGCGATTGCTGCCTCCAAGCGCGGCCCTGGAGCCTGTGGCGGTTGTGGTTGTTGCGTCGGTtgcggcggcggtggcgaTGGTGATTGCGAGAATGGCATCAATGGCATCAGCATGGCCACCACCGATTTCGTGACAGGACATCGAAATGGCGGCAGTAGATTGCGTAGTGCGGTGACCGAATCGGTGGCTCTAACCGAGAATCCTATGCCCACGGAGATAGCCATGGATTTAATCATACCCACAGAGCAATCTAAGCTAATGCCACG TTTGGAACAAtactaa
- the LOC6650294 gene encoding neuropeptide F receptor isoform X3 yields the protein MIVTVNQTETEPLLSDINTEDKLNDFSRGSSNSDSFQLLSERNAFDYLDLEVATVTQATSIKMIENSTMANASSYNATYNTSSLDPVLIERFLRNRAIDNPWFHILISLYIVLIIFGAVGNILVVIAVVRKPIMRTARNLFILNLATSDLLLCVVTMPLTLVEIVFKYWPFGSCSILCRTIGLLQALCIFVSTISITAIAFDRYQVIVYPTRDSLQVVGAFSILVCIWLLALLLATPMFIFKKLISTETPKLLQQIGLQESITFCIEDWPINNGRFYYSIFSLCVQYLVPILIVSMAYFGIYNKLRSRITVVTVQSSAQRRVERGRRMKRTKCLLISIAIIFGVSWMPLNIFNLYADMQRGAVTQNMLVIYAICHMIGMSSACSNPLLYGWLNENFRKEFRELICQCTFSTNDDLTGPTTGSNMQAVAARRRRKHGADMSKGELELLDHSCQAIAASKRGPGACGGCGCCVGCGGGGDGDCENGINGISMATTDFVTGHRNGGSRLRSAVTESVALTENPMPTEIAMDLIIPTEQSKLMPR from the exons ATG ATTGTGACTGTGAATCAAACGGAAACTGAGCCATTACTCTCCGATATCAATACGGAGGACAAACTAAATGATTTTTCCCGGGGCAGCAGCAATAGTGACAGTTTTCAATTGCTTAGCGAACGAAATGCATTTGACTACTTGGACTTGGAAGTGGCTACAGTTACCCAAGCGACGAGCATCAAAATGATAGAGAACTCCACAATGGCCAATGCGAGCAGCTATAATGCAACATATAACACATCCTCTCTGGACCCGGTGTTGATTGAACGCTTCTTGAGGAATCGGGCCATAGATAATCCTTGGTTTCACATCCTAATCAGCCTGTATATTGTACTCATTATCTTTGGAGCGGTGGGCAATATTTTGGTTGTCATTGCAGTGGTTCGAAAGCCCATTATGCGTACAGCCCGCAATCTATTCATACTCAATTTGGCCACATCGG ATTTACTATTATGCGTGGTGACCATGCCGCTGACCCTAGTGGAGATTGTCTTTAAGTATTGGCCATTTGGGTCATGTTCAATACTCTGCAGAACGATTGGCCTGCTACAGGCCCTTTGCATATTCGTATCGACCATATCCATAACGGCAATAGCCTTCGACAGATATCAG GTTATTGTATATCCCACAAGAGACAGTCTGCAAGTGGTTGGAGCATTCTCCATATTGGTTTGCATCTGGTTGCTGGCCCTTTTGCTTGCCACGCCCATGTTTATATTCAAGAAGCTAATCAGTACGGAGACTCCGAAACTGTTGCAACAGATCGGCCTACAGGAGAGCATAACATTCTGTATTGAGGACTGGCCCATAAATAATGGACGTTTCTACTATTCAATCTTCTCGCTCTGTGTGCAGTATTTGGTCCCCATTCTGATTGTATCGATGGCCTATTTCGGGATCTACAACAAGTTGAGAAGCCGCATCACCGTCGTCACCGTGCAGAGTTCGGCACAGCGTCGAGTGGAGCGTGGCAGACGGATGAAGCGCACCAAATGCCTGCTGATCAGTATTGCCATTATCTTTGGGGTTTCGTGGATGCCGTTGAATATATTCAATCTGTATGCCGATATGCAGCGCGGAGCTGTCACACAGAATATGCTTGTTATATATGCAATTTGCCACATGATCGGCATGAGTTCGGCCTGCTCCAATCCGCTGCTCTATGGATGGCTGAACGAAAACTTCCGTAAAGAATTTCGAGAACTAATATGTCAGTGCACTTTCTCCACTAATGATGATCTTACCGGTCCAACGACAGGCAGCAACATGCAGGCGGTGGCGGCACGTCGCAGGCGCAAACACGGCGCCGACATGTCCAAGGGGGAGCTCGAGCTACTGGATCATAGTTGCCAGGCGATTGCTGCCTCCAAGCGCGGCCCTGGAGCCTGTGGCGGTTGTGGTTGTTGCGTCGGTtgcggcggcggtggcgaTGGTGATTGCGAGAATGGCATCAATGGCATCAGCATGGCCACCACCGATTTCGTGACAGGACATCGAAATGGCGGCAGTAGATTGCGTAGTGCGGTGACCGAATCGGTGGCTCTAACCGAGAATCCTATGCCCACGGAGATAGCCATGGATTTAATCATACCCACAGAGCAATCTAAGCTAATGCCACGGTAA